One window of the Triticum dicoccoides isolate Atlit2015 ecotype Zavitan chromosome 3B, WEW_v2.0, whole genome shotgun sequence genome contains the following:
- the LOC119281564 gene encoding L-type lectin-domain containing receptor kinase SIT2-like, whose protein sequence is MFLHILEMSRVTPMPDKKHKCFIPCQLFFLFICLNRASFTIANDQFVYSGFAQANLSLDGAATITPDGLLELTNGTFNLKGHALYPTPLHFRTSPSGYVQSFSISFVFSILSAYPDKSADGMAFFVTRNKNFSSALPAQYLGLLNNQNNGKASNHIFAVELDTNQNSEFQDINGNHVGININSLHSVQSHDAGFFDDKTGTFKNLSLISREMMQVWVEYDGGATKVDVTLAPIKMAKPARPLLSTIYDLSTVFTDTAYIGFSSATGVINSRYYILGWSFSMGKTAPGIDTTKLRQLPHVGPKPHSKVLKIVLPIVVAAFILIAGIIIILFAQRKLAYTELQEDWEIEFGPHRFPYKDLFIGTQGFNNKNILGAGGFGKVYKGILPASQLEVAVKKLSHDSKQGTKEFITEIVSMGRLRHRNLVQLLGYCRGKGELLLVYDYMPNGSLDKYLYCEQEMPLLDWAMRFHIIKGVACGLLYLHEKWDKAIIHRDIKASNVLLDSELNGRLGDFGLAKSYDHGTDPHTTRVVGTMGYLAPELLRTGKLSPLTDVFAFGIFLLEVTCGQRPVKQNANGDRVMLVDLVLENWQKGTMVDMIDQRLQGKCKTDEACLVLKLGLLCSQPFASTRPSMHQVMQYLNGDMPLPEFAPTDMSFSMQALMENRGFNPSSVSNPQLMTSIATLSGLSGGR, encoded by the coding sequence ATGTTCTTGCATATTCTTGAGATGTCACGGGTCACACCCATGCCTGACAAGAAACATAAGTGTTTTATTCCATGCCAACTCTTCTTCCTGTTCATTTGCCTCAACCGAGCATCCTTCACCATTGCTAATGACCAGTTTGTCTACTCCGGCTTCGCCCAAGCTAACCTCAGCCTTGATGGAGCTGCCACAATCACACCAGATGGACTCCTTGAACTAACAAATGGCACCTTTAACCTCAAAGGCCATGCTCTATACCCAACTCCTCTACACTTCCGCACGTCGCCTAGTGGTTATGTACAATCTTTTTCTATCAGCTTCGTCTTCAGCATCCTCTCCGCCTACCCTGACAAGAGTGCTGATGGCATGGCCTTCTTCGTCACCAGAAACAAGAATTTCTCCAGTGCGTTGCCAGCCCAGTACTTGGGGCTCCTCAACAACCAGAACAACGGTAAAGCAAGCAACCATATATTTGCGGTGGAGCTTGACACCAATCAAAATAGTGAGTTCCAGGACATCAATGGCAACCATGTTGGTATCAACATAAATAGTCTCCACTCTGTGCAATCCCATGATGCTGGCTTCTTTGATGACAAAACTGGTACGTTCAAGAACTTGAGCCTCATTAGCCGTGAGATGATGCAGGTGTGGGTAGAGTATGACGGAGGAGCTACAAAGGTCGATGTAACTTTGGCTCCCATCAAAATGGCCAAGCCTGCAAGACCATTACTGTCAACCATTTATGATCTCTCAACAGTTTTCACAGACACGGCATACATTGGCTTCTCGTCCGCAACTGGAGTCATCAACTCAAGATACTACATACTTGGCTGGAGCTTCAGCATGGGAAAGACTGCTCCTGGGATTGACACAACCAAGCTGCGACAGTTACCTCATGTTGGCCCAAAGCCTCACTCAAAGGTCTTAAAGATTGTCCTGCCAATAGTCGTTGCAGCATTCATCCTTATTGCTGGAATTATCATCATTTTATTTGCTCAAAGGAAATTGGCATATACCGAGCTACAAGAAGACTGGGAGATCGAGTTTGGGCCACATCGATTCCCGTATAAGGATTTGTTCATAGGCACACAAGGATTTAATAATAAGAACATACTCGGAGCAGGAGGATTTGGAAAGGTGTATAAAGGCATACTTCCTGCATCTCAATTGGAGGTTGCGGTGAAGAAATTGTCACATGATTCAAAGCAGGGAACAAAGGAATTCATTACTGAGATTGTTAGCATGGGCCGCCTTCGTCACCGCAACCTCGTGCAGTTACTTGGCTATTGCAGGGGAAAAGGTGAACTCCTTTTGGTCTATGATTACATGCCAAATGGTAGTCTTGACAAGTACCTGTACTGTGAACAAGAAATGCCCTTACTAGATTGGGCTATGCGGTTTCATATCATCAAAGGAGTTGCATGTGGCCTGCTCTACCTCCATGAGAAGTGGGATAAAGCTATCATCCACAGAGATATCAAAGCAAGCAATGTGCTTCTCGATAGCGAATTAAATGGGCGACTAGGAGATTTTGGCCTTGCAAAATCGTATGATCATGGTACTGACCCACATACCACACGTGTGGTCGGTACCATGGGTTACCTTGCCCCAGAACTGTTACGCACAGGCAAGCTGTCTCCTCTTACGGATGTTTTTGCCTTTGGCATATTCCTTCTTGAGGTCACCTGCGGGCAAAGGCCTGTCAAGCAGAACGCAAATGGCGATCGAGTTATGTTGGTTGACTTGGTACTTGAGAATTGGCAGAAAGGAACAATGGTGGATATGATAGACCAGAGGCTCCAAGGCAAGTGCAAAACAGATGAGGCATGCCTGGTCCTGAAGCTTGGTCTATTGTGCTCACAACCCTTTGCTAGCACAAGGCCTAGCATGCATCAAGTCATGCAATACCTCAACGGAGACATGCCATTACCAGAGTTCGCACCAACCGATATGAGCTTCAGCATGCAAGCCTTGATGGAAAACAGGGGATTCAACCCTTCTAGCGTGTCAAATCCACAGCTCATGACAAGCATTGCTACATTGTCAGGCCTCTCGGGTGGGAGATAA